In a genomic window of Narcine bancroftii isolate sNarBan1 chromosome 7, sNarBan1.hap1, whole genome shotgun sequence:
- the LOC138739719 gene encoding zinc finger protein 229-like has translation MEGQLTSDPADKTFQSKVCGEEGLSLDLLESHPCAHPGERSFACSECGEGFTSSDTLEQHQCVPTRGRSFPCSDCEKSFQTSKEMEEHGCVPPGEGPFTCCVCRKGFTQSSNLLRHQRVHTGEKPFTCHICGKRFSQSSSLQIHQRIHTGEKPFICSLCGKEFSRSSGLRAHQSVHTGESPFTCRVCGKGFSRPSVLQAHQRIHTGEKPFTCSLCGKGFSDPSSLRAHQRVHTGEKPFTCSLCGKRFSQPSNLQAHQRVHTGEKPFTCSLCGIGFTRSSSLLMHQRVHTGEKPFTCSLCGKGFSQSSNLRTHQRVHTRERSFPCSDCVKSFQTSKELEEHGCIPPGEGPFICCMCGKGFTQSSNLLMHHRVHTGEKPFTCHICGKRFSQSSSLQIHQRIHTGEKPFICSLCGKEFSRSSGLRAHQSVHTGESPFTCRVCGKGFSWPSVLQGHQRIHTGEKPFTCSLCGKGFSDPSSLRAHQRVHTGEKPFTCSLCGKRFSQPSNLQAHQRVHTGEKPFTCSLCGIGFTRSSSLLMHQRVHTGEKPFTCSLCGKGFSQSSNLRTHQRVHTRERPVSGSKGFAQSSQQDHQKI, from the exons ATGGAGGGTCAGCTGACCAGTGATCCGGCAGATAAAACATTCCAGAGTAAAGTGTGTGGTGAGGAGGGGCTTTCTCTGGACTTGTTGGAATCGCATCCCTGCGCTCACCCTGGAGAGAGATCATTCGCCTGTTCTGAGTGTGGGGagggattcaccagctctgacacACTGGAGCAACACCAGTGTGTCCCCACTAGGGGGAGATCATTCCCCTGTTCTGACTGTGAGAAGAGCTTTCAAACCTCCAAGGAGATGGAGGAGCATGGGTGTGTTCCCCCTGGGGAaggtccattcacctgctgcgtGTGTAGGAAGGGGTTCACCCAATCCTCTAACTTGCTGaggcaccagagagttcacactggggagaaaccattcacctgccacATATGTGGGAAGCGATTCTCTCAATCCTCTAGCCTCCAGATACACCAGCggattcacactggggagaaaccattcatttGCTCATTGTGTGGGAAGGAGTTCTCTCGCTCCTCCGGCCTTAGAGCCCACCAGagtgttcacactggggagagtcCGTTCACCTGCCGCgtgtgcgggaaggggttctctcggccttctgtcctgcaggcacatcagagaattcacactggggagaaaccattcacttgCTCCctatgtgggaaggggttctctgaTCCCTCCAGCCTTCGGGCCCACcaacgggtccacactggggagaaaccgttcacctgctccctgtgtgggaagagGTTCTCTCAGCCGTCCAACCTGCaggcacaccagcgggttcacaccggaGAAAAACCGTTCacttgctccctgtgtgggattgGATTCACTCGATCCTCTAGCCTACTGATGCACCAGagggttcacaccggggagaaacccTTCACCTGCTCTctatgtgggaaggggttctctcagtccTCCAATCTGCGGACACATCAGCGGGTTCACACCAGGGAGAG ATCATTCCCCTGTTCTGACTGTGTGAAGAGCTTTCAAACCTCCAAGGAGCTGGAGGAGCACGGGTGTATTCCCCCTGGGGAAGGTCCATTCATCTGCTgcatgtgtgggaaggggttcacccAATCTTCTAACTTGCTGATGCACCATagagttcacactggggagaaaccgttcacctgccaCATATGTGGGAAGCGATTCTCTCAATCCTCCAGCCTCCAGATACACCAGCggattcacactggggagaaaccattcatttGCTCCTTGTGTGGGAAGGAGTTCTCTCGCTCCTCCGGCCTTAGAGCCCACCAGagtgttcacactggggagagtcCGTTCACCTGCCGCgtgtgcgggaaggggttctcttggccctctgtcctgcaaggacatcagagaattcacactggggagaaaccattcacttgctccctgtgtgggaaggggttctctgaTCCCTCCAGCCTTCGGGCCCACcaacgggtccacactggggagaaaccgttcacctgctccctgtgtgggaagagGTTCTCTCAGCCGTCCAACCTGCaggcacaccagcgggttcacaccggaGAAAAACCGTTCacttgctccctgtgtgggattgGATTCACTCGATCCTCTAGCCTACTGATGCACCAGagggttcacaccggggagaaacccTTCACCTGCTCTctatgtgggaaggggttctctcagtccTCCAATCTGCGGACACATCAGCGGGTTCACACCAGGGAGAGGCCTGTCTCTGGTAGCAAGGGATTTGCACAGTCCTCTCAACAGGACCACCAAAAAATTTAG